In Carassius gibelio isolate Cgi1373 ecotype wild population from Czech Republic chromosome A10, carGib1.2-hapl.c, whole genome shotgun sequence, the DNA window TGGTCGCTAGGGTGGACTGGGTGGTCGCTAGGGtggtctgggtggttgctagggtgttctgtgttgTTCTGATGTGGTCGCTAGGGTGGACTGGGTGGTCGCTAGGGtggtctgggtggttgctagggtggtctgTGTTGTTCTGATGTGGTCGCTAGGGTGGACTGGGTGGTCGCTAGGGtggtctgggtggttgctagggtggtctgTGTTGTTTTGATGTGGTCGCTAGGGTGGTCTGGGTGGTTgttaggtggttgctaggttgttcaaCAGTTTGTAGGGAGTAATCTTGCATAGTAAGTTAAAGTGAAAAAATGAAACTGCTGGCGTGTTTATATCTACAGAAGAGTGTCACAGCCTCGGGTCAGTGTGAGCGCTAGTAACAGCGATGGTTGAGTTAGCAAACACAGTTATTAGAGAAGCATTGTGGGGAAATCCCTGCTGATGcatccgtcacacacacacacacacacacacacacacacaagttcctGCGTCTCACCTTCATATGTAAAGCCCTAATAAAAGTTAATGAGATGATGAGTTCTTCAGATCAGACAGCTGCGGTGTCATAAACGCaggtgtgtctgtctgtgtttaccCATCGCTGACGAGTGTCCGTTCCAGATCTCACTGGTTATTTCACAGATAGATCAGTAACCCGAGCAGCCGTTAATGAGCGTCCTGATGCCTCAATCATATCAGAGTGAATTCTGATTGGATCAGTGAGCGTGTTCACATGCGTCACAGTCTGACCGCACTGAACTCCCATGATCCTCTGCAGTCGCCTCAACATGCCCGACGCAATAAACCCCCCGCTGCGGGAAATTTGCATGTGTGCTGGATTGCGCAAATGTTCTCTGCGTTGTGGTTTTCAGAGTTTCGCTGTTGTGCATGTTGTATCTGAACAGAGGAAGTTCACATCAGGGTAACTGACTTCAAGGGCGTCCTGTGATTGTGTGAATATAACGACAGGATTCCTGTCTAACAAACACAGTGTGCTGAGCTCGAACCCAGCCAGCTCTGGCCCTCGAGTCTTCATGTGCGGCTCGGGCTGTTCTTGTGTTCAGTCTGGTTCACAGGAGGAGCGTGTGACTCCTCCCTCAGCCCGACTGACCGTAAGTGACGCTCCAGTAAGACATTTCTCAAGAAACACAAACGGGCTGGTGCTGTCAATCATTGgctctttgtttgtgttctggagcgctgataatgtgtgtgtgtgggtgttcagCGGGGGCGGATTCATGCAGATACCTGCGAGAGGATCGGCTGTGAGTGCATTACTGCTCATGTGTGCTGGCCATCTGACTCAGTCCTGGAGCATGCGCTTGCAACCCAGCTCACAGGGTCGagtcccagggaatgcatgaactgttcAAGTATACTCGACAtcctcagtgcacacacacacacacacacacatacatatatatatatatatatatatatataaacacaaaaaagtatcaaaataatgtataacataaaagttaataaaaagattaaaataacacacacacacatacctgatagatataatttataataataaataaaaatctgatgtTTCAGCAGCTGATAGCAGATTTCTGTGTAATTATGAACTGCTCCTGCTCACTGAAATAAAGATAAAATCATAAAGTCTCCGGGACtcactgcagtgttttaatgaaaCGTGGGCTGGTTGCCATGACAGCGTGACGTCAAGCTGCTTTAATGACTGGGCTTTATTACATTACAGGGAAAAGCCcaataaaactgtgtgtgtgtgtgtgtgtgtgtttatagttgTGAGGACCGAATGtcccccacaaggatagtaaaaccttACATATTTGAGTTTGTGAGGACATTTGGTCGGTCGTCACAAgggaacaaaattattaaaaatgcaaaatgaagtTTATCttgaaaagtaaaaatgcaaaaagttttctgtgaggAGTATGTTTAGGGGTAGAGTTAGGCGATATAAAATATTGTTAGGTCAGCATAAAATCATCAGAAGTCTATGGAAGTCCTCACAAGTATAGTaaacaacgtgtgtgtgtgtgtgtgtgtgtgtgtgtgtgtgtgtgtgtgtgtgtgtgtttgtgtgtttgtctgcttcacAGATGACATGCATATATAAATGACACACAAGTACAGTGAGTTTGAACAAGAACTCATTGACTCAGAAACACTCATGAGTCACTCTGAGTACAGTAGAGAcgcagatgtgtgtttgtgtgtgttgactCTGCAAttattcattaaagggatagatcacctaAAGATACACATTCCATCATCCTTTATTCACCCTCGTGTTActtcaaatctgtatgacttataCTGAATTATACTGcccttttacaaagtcttgaatGTTTTTTGGGGGGTAAATACTGCATCGAAATCAAATTGATTTGAGCGTGATTTAAACCTGGTTGATTGTAAACACTCTAAGCTCGTCTGTCTTGGGAAAGCTAGTGTGTAATAACACTTGATGTCTTCTCTAGTGCAGATCAACAGGGTCTCGTCCCATTCGTCGATATCTGTGACAtcacaaatcctggaaaatatgcgttgtagtccaaacgagtcgttCGCTGTAGTTTTTGGAAAtggatttctgttaaataaaatatctcttttTGAAGTGGACTTAGAGCTTTGTAGCTTTGCAGatatttttatgctcaaacagcaacattaaacactgaagtttaaaaaagttaaaaagcataatagcactcctttaacAAGATAACAACAAGATAAACTGAAGAACTGGACCCCACTGACATCCAAATTTAAgagacatttttctaaatatctttttaTGTTCCATAGAACAAAGTCATACAGTACATGATAATTTTTTGGGTGAGCTGCCCCTTTAAGGCTCCTCTTGTGTTAGTAACGGTCGTCTCTGTGTGAACGGCTCGGAGCGGCTCACTGGTAACAGAAACAGATCGCAGACGGAGCTCACAGGATTAATAACGGAAAGCATGGAGATACAGTAAACTGAGATATTTAACGTTACTGCCTCCCGTTCATAAGGCCTTTTCACACCGCAGTTAACCCCGGTTATCATCGTCCTAAACCACACTTTAAAACCGCGGTAATAAATCCGCTCCCAGGAGAGAAAAACGCGCGCTTCACCGTCGCACGTGTTTATAACGGTCGTTTCAACGATTGATAGATAAAATAAAAGATGTGTCAATTGGAGTAAAGAAGAATTTAGTTATTACCCTTAAAATCTCAAAAAAGTCTGTTTctttctccaaaactgtttgccaagcattagattacatttaatatttgaaatcaccaatgaaatctgacaacaactgtctcataaatgttgtttcCTTTGCTATGTTCTAGATTTAAATTCCAGGAGAAATGGGATAGCCTtgtgttggtttgtgtttttaaatgtacaaactcAATATTATAAGTCTTGTAACTTATATTACTGTTATAGTGAATATCAAGTTTGATAAGGCTTACATATAGCTTCCCATAGTAACAGTTGCTAATCAGGCATCTATTATACAAGTTCAAAACTGTTGGAGTGACACATCTTGGGTGTTATACAGTCTTTGGTAATAGCAGGATGACCAATGCTAGAGCCCTTACATAAACATGTAAAcagaaaaatatgcaaataagaaagTTAACCCAGTGTTTTTAACCCAGGGTTAGAAATAACTGTAATTTAGAGGTTTCAACATTTAAAACGTGTTTTGTCCTTATAGTCGTTATTACAATGGGACTTTTTTTACTGAGAGCTCCTACAAATGACCGCTGTACCTCCTGACCACTGCAGATTCATTACAGTAGTGTTCACACCGTACCGTGATTACCGTGATAACGAGATTGCATCGTGTGCGTTCACCTTCTTGATTCAGAAGAACGGACAGTCCAATTCATTTGAGATGTGTAACATGAAATATACGTGAACTCTAGTGTTTGTAGTAAATGTGTAGAAGGTTTAGTTATAGTGAAATGATGGGTGTTAGTTTAAGTGCCTGTGGATGAGGTGTGTTTAGCTGTAAATCATCAGATGGAGTTAAAGATGCTGCAGAACTGGTTCCTGAACAGATAATAATCCGTTTCATTTCTCATTCTTTCCCGTCTCAGATACACTCATTCTGTTCATACACTGATAAACCATCTCTCACGGTGTTTGTAATTGGCTATTATCTCTTCACAGGAAGAACGtacgataacacacacacattcatcagtgaagcatgtgtgtgtgtgtgtgtgtgtttttcagccTATATGTAGAGGGCACCTGTGCATCGAGAGCATCAGTTAAGtctttattatgagtgttgactcagctgtgtgtgtgtgtgtatgtttgaatgtgtaagtgtttgagagagagagtgtgtgtgtgtgtgtgtgtgtgtgtgtgtgtgtgtttaatgtctgGGAGCCACGGGTCAAACACACTCCGGGGTCCGGGGTCCACTAGGGGCCTCAAGACAACACAAGCtttaaaataagctaaaacaaaTACAGTTCAGGCATGAAACTTCACTAATCACTAATTGGCTCGTTCAACACCGTGGCACCAGCCAATCAGGAGTACTCTGTAATGTATACTGTATCCTAGCCTGTGTGAGCTTCTGTTGTCCCTCctcctccccagctccacctgcacAGATCTACAGCACTTCTTGCAGCAGCCTTCCTTCTTATTTTGGACTTAGTTgaacaaattattgtatttgctCAGCCGCGTAGCAGACCTCATCCGTCAAAATCAAgctaatgtttatttcatgcccATGCCAATAAATCCTGGTTGAAATAATCACTGAGATTTGTCACGACTGAACTAAAAAACACATGATTTAATTCACCTTCTCAACAGCTGTTCTTTCATTGAAGAACTGTGATTCACAGCCTGGAAAATCAGCCTAAATGAGGAAGTTTGATTTCAAAATAGTGATTTCTAGAGCTAGAGAAGTTGTGGAAGTTAACTAAATACAACAGATCGAGCTCTTAAAAATCTGGGATCCTACAATGTACAGAAACTATGAGCAtccatacacttaaaaaaaactaaaataagttttggaagaaaaatatattactgaATTGTTGTGCCTGGAGTCAAAAAacttgagaaccactgatctgaTTTCTTACTAAACTCGCTGGAAATTCGGTCAAatgttacacaaacacacatctatTCAGAGAAAAACAGCTCCACACGTCACATCatttaacaagaatttattgtTGACTTTGACAGATACTTGGCATGACATAAAGATGCACGTCTGAACAGATCCTCGTGAGTCAAACACACAGATCCTGCTGAACATGTTTCCACCGGTGTAAAGTCACGGATCCGAGGACGTTCAGACGTCTTTAATAAAGAGATGCTGCAGTGACTCTCTTAAAAACACTCGAACGGATCAATAAATCTCATCATCATAAAACTCTTTTCAGAATCATCTGCAAAATAAACATGCTCTAAAGAGCAACTGGATATAGAAAAACAAccaaatacatacaaacacatttacaatCACATGGTTTCCGTATAAAttctcttaataataataataataatagtaagaagAAGAATAGTCCGGCGTCTCTACAGTAACGCAGAGTAAATAAACAGCATACATTTACAGTCAAACTGTGCTTCTGATCCTGAAAGATCTCCAGTGTACGAAACGAAAGCAGCTTTCAGTTCTGCGTCAGGCTAACGCCTCGTAGCTTTGGTAAACGTAAACATTCAGACGTGAAATCTACACGTCCCTTTGGCCGGAGCGAAAACCAGCAACAAGCAGTCCAGCTAGACTCCAATAAATACATGAACTGAAACACTCACAAAATACACAGGAATATCAGGAAAAACAGAAGCGCTCGCAAATCCTGCACCAACATTCGAcatcaaatcaaagctaaatcaAAGTTCAGAGTGATTGAGTCTCTCCGTTAGAAAGGCCACCAGGTGTGAAGATCCAGGTGTGAACGAATGGAAAGATCAGCGCTGGTTCTCTCTGAAGAGATGCGTTCGTAAGGCAATCCTGGAAAACCAactctctctgtgtttcaggCTTTCGTCTGTTGGTTAATCTTTGTAACAGGAATCACCTGGTGGAGCGAACACAGCGTGGAAAGATCAAACCCAGTGTCAAGTGTTTAAAAGTGTCTTTAACTCTCGGCTGACCGAAGAACCGCAAGGAGAATCGCGCTCGGTCGCTCCCGTAAACAGAGACCCCCGCTGAGGTCTGGACGTGACGCAGGGTTCCCGCCGCCGCTTCAGTCCTCGGTGTCCGGCTGAACTCCCAGAATGCCGTGCAGCTCCTCCACCGTGTATCCCAGCAGGTTCTGCAGGTCGCAGACGAAGCGGTACACGTAGCGCTTCCCTGATGTCTTGTGGATGATGTTCTTGTCGTAGTAGTAGCGCAGGCCTCGGCTCAGCTTCTCGTAGTTCATCTTGGGCTTGTTCTTCCTCTTCCCCCAGCGGCGGGCCACCTGATGACACAACAACATCCTGGTTACAGAGAGCTCATCAGCGTTCAACAGTAGATGTTAGAGCAGACGCCTCATCCTCACCTCGTCGGGGTCAGTGAGCTTGAACTCCCAGCCGTCTCCGGTCCAGCTGATGATGCTCTGACAGCTGCTGTCCGTCAGCAGCTCCAGCAGGAACTGCCACAGCTGGATGGGGCCACTTCCTGTTCCGCACCAAAGATGGACAGTTGAACACTCAGAGACCAAACATGCATTTTCAGGTGTAAATTCACATCAGGTATTAATttggacaaacaaaacaaaacttgactgcatgcaaatgaaaaaaaaaaaaaaataattactaataagaATAGtcataacaaaaaatgtattcactatttgataattttaattttgttataaataatcatatcaATGCGTACAAGtaggtatttattattaataaatgtgcatTGATATGACTAATAAATATTGGTATTTTAAATGGGTTAGACCAATAGATATGCATCATTCCTATCATTGCACATTTTTATAgtataatgaatattaattatcaataaaaaaaatatttattattcccatcaatgcatattttaaatatgagctagaataataaataagattttttattattaaaaattatgaacatttaTTAGAATTTAGTTAGAATAATAAAgcagaatatttattattaatcaatagTTTTCAGTGCATACTTTAAActgagattaaaataataataataaaaaaaatttaatagtaaatatgaatatttattcagatcagtaGATATTTTAACTagaatttttatcattattaaatattattatttagttttccttccaaatgcattttcattttggttaATTAAAAAGTATTGTTATATTAAATTTGGAATCGTAATTGTAACATTTATTGAACAGCAAAATGTTTGAAGTCTAATGCTAATATGTATCCAAAATGTTTCCCTCCAGAACGGCAGGTGTTTCTTTACACGAGCGCAGCTGAAGCCGGTGTTAGCGTGTGGAGGAGACGCACCGGTGAATCCAGCGAGCACGGCGGCGGGGATCACGGGTCTGCCCTGCTCCAGAGGCTCGTTCCTCTCCTGGACGTAGTCTTTGAAGGACAGGCCGTGTTTGCTGAGGCCCAGCGGAGCAGAGACCAGCTCCTCCTCGAAGCTGTCGTAGGACGGGACGCGCTGGGCATCAGCGAGCGATGAGTGACTGCCCCAGGAGCGCAGGACACTCTCAGAGCCATCCACACTCTCCACGCTCTCCACCGACGTCTGCTCGCAGGACGAGACTGTGGAGAACAGAGCACTGCGTCACACACGGATCAGACACtcgacagacagagacacaagcGAGAGCTGACCTGCGCTGAGACCTGGACACGCTTTCATGTAGCTGACGCTGACCGTGCTGAGCTGAGGTCTGGAGTACAGAGAGAGCTCCTGACCACACGACAGCAGACCGGAGTCCTCCGCTGTCTGGAAGAGATCCCGCAGGAGACTGCCACGAGACTCCGGNNNNNNNNNNNNNNNNNNNNNNNNNNNNNNNNNNNNNNNNNNNNNNNNNNNNNNNNNNNNNNNNNNNNNNNNNNNNNNNNNNNNNNNNNNNNNNNNNNNNNNNNNNNNNNNNNNNNNNNNNNNNNNNNNNNNNNNNNNNNNNNNNNNNNNNNNNNNNNNNNNNNNNNNNNNNNNNNNNNNNNNNNNNNNNNNNNNNNNNNNNNNNNNNNNNNNNNNNNNNNNNNNNNNNNNNNNNNNNNNNNNNNNNNNNNNNNNNNNNNNNNNNNNNNNNNNNNNNNNNNNNNNNNNNNNNNNNNNNNNNNNNNNNNNNNNNNNNNNNNNNNNNNNNNNNNNNNNNNNNNNNNNNNNNNNNNNNNNNNNNNNNNNNNNNNNNNNNNNNNNNNNNNNNNNNNNNNNNNNNNNNNNNNNNNNNNNNNNNNNNNNNNNNNNNNNNNNNNNNNNNNNNNNNNNNNNNNNNNNNNNNNNNNNNNNNNNNNNNNNNNNNNNNNNNNNNNNNNNNNGCGTTAAACTTGAAAGAAATGAAGGTTTGGTATTTATGGTGGTAATAGTTTTGGTTATATCAGCCCTATTTGAGCGTCACTTCGGCTGTGTTTGACGTCTCAGACCACCGGGGTTTCTGTTtatgcaggttttttttcttctcaattcTTACTCTTTTAAGCACATCCACTTCAATTAAAACTCTTGGAGAAAAATTCCTCCATCTGCAAATCAGTACGTGTGGTCGTTCTAGAAAACACTCCTCACTGGACGATCAGCACACGGACAGGTTTGCTGTAAAAACATTGGAAACTGTTTTCTGGCAGGGTTTCCTCTGTTGGACAGCTCTCTCTGAACGGGCCGTCCCATGATGCATCACTAGCGGCTCTGACGCAGCTTGAATAGATGGATTACAGCTCATCGTTCGTCGCTCGGCGTCTCTTTGCATCTGAATGCTGCTCTCTGTGTGTCTCGGGTCTCAGCAGACTGAAGATGTGGTGCTTAAGCTCTTCTGTGAATGTCTTTGCTCTGAACGACACACGGATCCCGCAGCTGTAACGTGAAGAGAAACATTCGTCTGCTTTCGCTCGTTGAGCTTTTTTGACTGATTGCAGAAGTGAAACGTGTGACTGGTGTTTGAGGATGAAATGGCCTGTAAGTGACTTTATTAATCGTCTGCAGGAGTAATGAGTGTTTTACTGTGAGATCGATGCGTCCAGCGGGACTGAGGTCAAGTGGATGGCTGTTTGTGTTAGTGGGGGTGTTATTTGATGGGGCTGCTGGGATAGAAAGCCTGTGATGGGGGTCAAAGGTCAGAAGCTCTCGGTCCTCAGTGCACATGCCTCATTGCCTCATGTTTTTGATCTTGCATCAATGATTCGGTTATTTTCTGCTTATTTGAAGCACTGCAGACATGAATGAGACTCTGAGCAGCTGAGAGCAGGATGACTGTTTTTCAGTGATTCGTTTTTTCTCTTCCTCCTGCAGGCGGATGTTGCAGTCGCCACAGGAAGTGGGGTTAATCGCCATAGCAGCACGTCAGACACAGGGCAAAGGTCAGCAGGTTTCCATCAGCTCTCACACAGCCACATTACCTCTGGTTTAACATGTCGAGGAGTGTGTCACTCACTGATGCTGTGCTGCAGGCCGCGGGGGGAACGCCTGGTTGAGTCCGCCGGGGTGCGCCATGTTCACGCTCCACCTGCAGCTTCCTGTGAACTCACGCCTCGGACAGAGGATCCCCTTCCTGCAGCACCTCGCCGCCCTCGCCGTGGTGCAGTCTGTGCGCACGCTGCCCGGATACGAGGTGCACACACACCTGTGattgagagtgtgagtgagtgagagagtgagtgagtgtgtgtgtgtgtgtgtgtgtgtgtgtgtgagagagagagtgagtgtgtgtgtgtgtgtgtgtgtgtgtgtgagagagagagtgtgtgagtgtgagagtgtgtgtgtgtgtgagagagagagagtgagtaagtgtgtgtgtgatgtatgtTAGAGAgagtaagtgtgagtgtgtgtgtgagagagtgagtgtgtgtgtgtgtgtgtgtgtgagagagagagagagtgtgtgtgtgtgtgtgtgtgtgtgtgtgtgtgtgtgtgtgtgtgtgtgtgagagagagagtgtgagagtgtgtgtgtgtgtgagagagagagtgagtaagtgtgtgtgtgatgtatgtgagagagagtaagtgtgagtgtgtgtgtgagagagtgagtgtgtgtgtgtgtgtgtgtgtgtgagagagagagagagagtgtgtgtgtgtgtgtgtgtgtgagtgtgtgagagtgagtgtgggtgggtgtgtgtgtgtgtgtgagtgagtgtgtgtgtgtgtgtgtgtgtgtgtgtgtgagtgtgtgagagagagagagagtgagtaagtgtgtgtgagagagtgagtgtgtgtgtgtgtgtgtgagagtgagtgtgtgagtgtgagagtgtgtgtgtgtgagagagagagagagtgagtaagtgtgtgtgtgatgtatgtgagagagagtaagtgtgagtgtgtgtgtgtgtgtgtgagagagtgagtgtgtgtgtgtgtgtgagagagaaagtgtgtgtgtgtgtgtgtgtgtgtgtgagagagagtgagtgtgtctgtgtgagagtgagtgagtgtgtgtgtgtgagagagagagagagagagagagagtgagtgtgtgtgagagagagagtgagtgtgtgtgtgtgtgtgtgtgagagagagtgagtgtgtctgtgtgagagtgtgtgtgtgtgtgtgtgagagagagagagagagagagtgagtgtgtgagtgtgtgtgagagagagagtgagtgtgtgagagtgtgggtgtgtgtgtgagagagtgagtgtgtgtgtgtgtgtgtgtgtgagagagtgagagagtaagtgagtgtgtgtgtgagagagtgagagagagagagtgagtgtgtgagtgtgtgtgagagagagagtgagtgtgtgagagtgtgggtgtgtgtgtgagagagtgagtgtgtgtgtgtgtgtgtgtgtgtgagagagtgagagagtaagtgagtgtgtgtgtgtgagagagagtgagtgtgtgtgtgtgtgtgtgtgtgagagagagagagagagagagaaagtgtgtctgtgtgagagtgtgtgtgtggtgtgtgtgtgagagagagagtaagtgtgtctgtgtgagagtgtgtgtgtgggggggggggtacagaGGAAGTACTTCTAATCAATTTCAAGAGAAATGTTGAATTGAGAATCTCTTCTATATCGTTTGATTGCATGCTGATCATTTTTCTCTAATGCTTTGGGTTCTCAGACTGCATCAGACCCCAAATATGATCTTTCTCATGTGAGGGACCCCCAGGCTAAAATGTAAAAGCCATACATATATAACGCAACTATAAAGACCCACTTTATTCTGtggattaatttattataaatgtgtaaaatattagaaaaatatttcgttttgttacattattttgctttttttctacAAAATATACTGTTactattatatgtattatttatttaaatcttttttttatcaaacttatttaatcaaatctttatttatttttacatttttacactgtTTCTATTTTGCCTTTTAGTATATACtgtcacattttttattaacttgtgtacttaattaaattaaatcataacttatttatattattttattattctgcaTTGCTTTTCCTTGGACCCCAGTTTAAACCCTTTTTTGAATTATGCAAAgtatatgcaatattaataacCAAGTCAAATGAAAGATCAGAGTTTGTTCGTAATTGTTGCTTTCCCGCACTTTTTAAAGCGCTCTAAATGAGCGAGGTTTTTACTTGTTTGCAGTGATGTTATCGTGTGATATTGTGCCGGTGGGATTTCAGATAAAGTGCATTAGGATCAAGGATGTGAGCGTGAACCAGTCCTCTTCTTTTCTGCATCTCATCTCTGCTCTGGTTTATTCTTGTGTTATGAAGAATGTTGCTCTTATCACAAAGTGCTTGTGATTTGAcgtgaataaaagtgtctgttcacccagaaatgaacattAGCTGTTAATTTGCTCagcctcaggtcatccaagatgtagtgactttttcttttcttcagtagaacagtaatGAAGATTATTAACTGAAACCGTGCTCCTAGGTGATCTATAAAATACAAGCCAATGGCTACCGGcatttttttgagtaaaaaaaaaagaaaaagaagcatATTAAGAAACACATTGAATCCCGTGGCTCCTGACGATACATTGAGATCTCACGAAGCGAAACGATCATTCTGCAcctgaaactgaacattatttactaaCCTGTGAACTAGGGGTGTGTGATACATATAGTCTACGGTAATATCCGAATTGTTGTTTTAGCGATATGTGATTTGACATTGAGTATATTACAAACCACATCTACAGAGCGCACGCGTGACGTGATGAAGTCTAGAGTCTCGTGCACATTTACACTGCGTGATGCagtctgttaaaatgcattttgaatgaacacaaaattcaagatataggggcagaaaatgtgtatatatgtgtaaatataattccatataatTAATATCACATGAAAGagagcatttttattattattgattttatacaacagttcaataaacaagttcATATTAAGAGACTTTTGTTTTAGACACCATGTTGCCTGTTTTTGATCTATattgcccaaaaaaaaaaaacattataataattccaaacatttacatttaatcatttaacagacacttttctccgaagcgacttacaaatgagaacaacagaagcattCAACAAATGgaataaatggattttaataaatggaaagacaagaaaaggaaaagtgctagtattagttggttaagtgctgaaCCAGAGCACAGTtctgcgtctctgagcaacatgtttcgttcttgaatgaatcaattgtttaaatgattcggttcagtcacagtgactcacttattaacagtaaCTTGCTGCCTCCTACTGCCatctttttatcatttcaaatagtaaaacattatttctgtAACTGCAGATTAAAGCATTCAtgtcctgcattaaacagtgtgtaaacacATCTAAATGCCACTGTGTTTCCTCTGCTTTTATCTGCTTGGTAAAAACCCAAAAGTCTTATTCTAACCGAcagattaaatgtaagaatttgactcaaaagatGATACACACTTTATAAAGGTAAAACTGCCCATAAAAGGTAAAAACCAGTTGAACTCGTTGAAGTTattagtctctttctctctcagcagTGAAGTGACCTGCGCACAGATTATGAAGAATATCAAAAACAGTCAGCTGTCCACCGCTGACCTAAAGATCTCAAACTTACAGAGAATATTGAGATATCTTATTTGTCAGTCTCGCACACCCCTGCTGTGAACAGTCCCTTTATATGATCATGTGTAATATTGTGATGTGTTTTGCAGGACGTGGACCTGCGGCTGAAGTGGCCCAATGACATCTACTACAGTA includes these proteins:
- the LOC128020922 gene encoding protein C-ets-2-like produces the protein MKACPGLSAVSSCEQTSVESVESVDGSESVLRSWGSHSSLADAQRVPSYDSFEEELVSAPLGLSKHGLSFKDYVQERNEPLEQGRPVIPAAVLAGFTGSGPIQLWQFLLELLTDSSCQSIISWTGDGWEFKLTDPDEVARRWGKRKNKPKMNYEKLSRGLRYYYDKNIIHKTSGKRYVYRFVCDLQNLLGYTVEELHGILGVQPDTED